From the Candidatus Methanosuratincola sp. genome, the window CATAGACCCTTGGAGCACTGCCCCAAAAAAGACGAAGACGCCAAAGAAGAGAAGCGCCCTCTTAAGCGTCAGAACACCTGATCCGACTGCAGGACTCGTCGGGTTCGCAGCATCATTTCCTCCGAGGTTCATGGACATGATAAAGGCTAAGAGGAGGCCAAGTGCCAGCAACATCATCATGAGGTCCATGAAACCACCTTGCGCTGGATGTACTGGTTGACGTCTAACATTATGATCCATTAAAAAGGTTTCTTCAGGCGATATTCGGCACTTTCCCCAAAAGAAAAAAAAGGTAGATGGTGGGAAATTGCGTTGCGCCCTCGGCTGTAGAAATCTCCTATTTAAGGAGAAATAAATTGTTCTGGAATTGAATTCTTATCAAGGGTAAGGTGCTTGAGGCGCCTAGTGGCACATAAATCCTAAGCAGTCCACTACTCTTTTATTCCTTCTCCTCGAGAACAATCAACGTTTCAAAGATTTTCTTAATTACTGCCTCGTCTTCAGAGAGCCTGTGATCGCTCGCCCCCCCTTCGATGGCTATCAGTTCGGCCTCGCCTATGCCAGTCCTTGCCGAAAGCTCCTCGATTGTCATGCCCTTGCTGTACCTGAGGGTCCTTAGCATTAGCCCTGGCTGACCGCTTTTCCTGTACACGCTAATAAAATCCTCCCAGGTTGCCTTGAAAACCATTCAGCCCACCAAGTAACAATCATCCGCCTTACAAAAAAAGGATTCGGTCTCTATCTGGGTGATTAACGCATTTCGGCTTAGAATTCAAATTTTTTTATTATCTTCTTCTCCTCTCCCCCTGTGACCTCGGCTATGACGTGTATGTGCTTGGACAAGCCCGAGCTCTCAATCCTCGGCTTCAGCAACTCGTCTATCTGGAATATCCCTGCGGAATTCGACATCGAAATCCTCACGACAACCGGCTTCTCCGGGGCAGCCCCTTCCTGTATCCTCACCTTCTCTATGCTGAGCGCTGAGACCGAATGGATGTCGACCCTCCCT encodes:
- a CDS encoding helix-turn-helix domain-containing protein, with product MVFKATWEDFISVYRKSGQPGLMLRTLRYSKGMTIEELSARTGIGEAELIAIEGGASDHRLSEDEAVIKKIFETLIVLEEKE